From a single Larimichthys crocea isolate SSNF chromosome XIII, L_crocea_2.0, whole genome shotgun sequence genomic region:
- the sgk2b gene encoding serine/threonine-protein kinase Sgk2b isoform X2, translating into MTVTQDRPLTYAKMRRLVSFFSDLLKGKKVGFSDFLNKFVSSQHLCQHLDPQKILQRQSKLRREKEERGTASSVNTETSQMKPADFDYLKVIGKGSFGKVLLARHRQYGGYYAVKVLQKQMIVKRKEQRHVMVERSVLLKGLQHPFLVGLHFSFQTPNTLYFVLDYVNGGELFYHLQREGSFPEPRAAFYAAEMAMALGYLHSLDIVYRDLKPENILLDSEGHVMLTDFGLCKEGVALGGIMHTFCGTPEYLAPEVLQGQSYSPAVDWWGLGTVLFEMIYGLPPFYNRSKAEMFENILHAPLQLGSGASQAARSLLEGLLERDVTKRLGGSYDLVELQEHPFFASINWDDLLARKVRPPFIPKVTGPCDVSYIDPEFTQQPVPTSVNERCQPGATCEAFPGFSFVNPVEC; encoded by the exons ATGACCGTGACTCAAGACCGACCGTTGACCTATGCCAAAATGAGGAGGCTTGTGTCATTTTTCTCCG ACCTGCTCAAGGGGAAGAAAGTTGGCTTCAGTGACTTCTTAAACAAATTTGTTTCCAGTCAACATCTCTGCCAACA CCTGGACCCTCAGAAAATCCTGCAGCGACAGAGCAAgctgagaagagagaaggaggagagaggcacaGCG agcTCTGTGAACACAGAAACCTCACA GATGAAACCGGCAGATTTTGACTACCTCAAAGTGATCGGCAAAGGAAGCTTTGGAAAG GTGCTGCTGGCAAGACACAGACAATATGGAGGTTACTACGCTGTGAAAGTACTGCAGAAACAGATGATCGTCAAGAGGAAAGAg CAGAGACATGTGATGGTTGAGAGGAGTGTACTGCTGAAGGGACTACAACATCCATTCCTGGTGGGGCTCCACTTCTCTTTCCAGACCCCGAACACCCTCTACTTCGTCCTGGACTATGTTAATGGAGGCGAG CTTTTCTACCACCTTCAGAGGGAGGGGTCATTTCCTGAACCCAGGGCTGCTTTCTACGCTGCAGAAATGGCCATGGCGCTGGGCTACCTCCACTCTCTTGACATTGTTTACAG AGACCTCAAACCAGAGAACATCCTGTTGGACAGTGAGGGTCACGTGATGCTGACAGACTTTGGGCTCTGTAAAGAAGGGGTGGCCTTAGGTGGGATCATGCATACATTCTGTGGAACTCCAGAATACCTCGCTCCAGAGGTGCTACAAGGCCAATCATACAGTCCAGCAGTGGACTGGTGGGGCCTTGGCACTGTGCTCTTTGAGATGATCTATGGACTG CCTCCATTCTATAACCGTAGCAAAGCAGAGATGTTTGAGAACATACTTCACGCGCCACTTCAGCTGGGTAGTGGAGCATCTCAAGCTGCCCGCTCACTGTTAGAAGGATTGCTAGAAAGAGACGTCACCAAGCGCTTAGGAGGCAGCTATGACCTT gtggagctgcaggaaCATCCCTTCTTTGCATCGATCAACTGGGATGACCTCCTGGCCAGAAAAGTCAGACCGCCGTTCATCCCAAAAGTG ACTGGTCCCTGTGATGTCAGCTACATCGACCCAGAGTTCACACAGCAACCCGTCCCCACCTCTGTGAATGAGAGGTGTCAGCCGGGCGCGACCTGTGAGGCCTTCCCTGGATTCTCCTTCGTGAACCCAGTGGA ATGCTGA
- the sgk2b gene encoding serine/threonine-protein kinase Sgk2b isoform X1 codes for MTVTQDRPLTYAKMRRLVSFFSDLLKGKKVGFSDFLNKFVSSQHLCQHLDPQKILQRQSKLRREKEERGTASSVNTETSQMKPADFDYLKVIGKGSFGKVLLARHRQYGGYYAVKVLQKQMIVKRKEQRHVMVERSVLLKGLQHPFLVGLHFSFQTPNTLYFVLDYVNGGELFYHLQREGSFPEPRAAFYAAEMAMALGYLHSLDIVYRDLKPENILLDSEGHVMLTDFGLCKEGVALGGIMHTFCGTPEYLAPEVLQGQSYSPAVDWWGLGTVLFEMIYGLPPFYNRSKAEMFENILHAPLQLGSGASQAARSLLEGLLERDVTKRLGGSYDLVELQEHPFFASINWDDLLARKVRPPFIPKVTGPCDVSYIDPEFTQQPVPTSVNERCQPGATCEAFPGFSFVNPVEYVTVS; via the exons ATGACCGTGACTCAAGACCGACCGTTGACCTATGCCAAAATGAGGAGGCTTGTGTCATTTTTCTCCG ACCTGCTCAAGGGGAAGAAAGTTGGCTTCAGTGACTTCTTAAACAAATTTGTTTCCAGTCAACATCTCTGCCAACA CCTGGACCCTCAGAAAATCCTGCAGCGACAGAGCAAgctgagaagagagaaggaggagagaggcacaGCG agcTCTGTGAACACAGAAACCTCACA GATGAAACCGGCAGATTTTGACTACCTCAAAGTGATCGGCAAAGGAAGCTTTGGAAAG GTGCTGCTGGCAAGACACAGACAATATGGAGGTTACTACGCTGTGAAAGTACTGCAGAAACAGATGATCGTCAAGAGGAAAGAg CAGAGACATGTGATGGTTGAGAGGAGTGTACTGCTGAAGGGACTACAACATCCATTCCTGGTGGGGCTCCACTTCTCTTTCCAGACCCCGAACACCCTCTACTTCGTCCTGGACTATGTTAATGGAGGCGAG CTTTTCTACCACCTTCAGAGGGAGGGGTCATTTCCTGAACCCAGGGCTGCTTTCTACGCTGCAGAAATGGCCATGGCGCTGGGCTACCTCCACTCTCTTGACATTGTTTACAG AGACCTCAAACCAGAGAACATCCTGTTGGACAGTGAGGGTCACGTGATGCTGACAGACTTTGGGCTCTGTAAAGAAGGGGTGGCCTTAGGTGGGATCATGCATACATTCTGTGGAACTCCAGAATACCTCGCTCCAGAGGTGCTACAAGGCCAATCATACAGTCCAGCAGTGGACTGGTGGGGCCTTGGCACTGTGCTCTTTGAGATGATCTATGGACTG CCTCCATTCTATAACCGTAGCAAAGCAGAGATGTTTGAGAACATACTTCACGCGCCACTTCAGCTGGGTAGTGGAGCATCTCAAGCTGCCCGCTCACTGTTAGAAGGATTGCTAGAAAGAGACGTCACCAAGCGCTTAGGAGGCAGCTATGACCTT gtggagctgcaggaaCATCCCTTCTTTGCATCGATCAACTGGGATGACCTCCTGGCCAGAAAAGTCAGACCGCCGTTCATCCCAAAAGTG ACTGGTCCCTGTGATGTCAGCTACATCGACCCAGAGTTCACACAGCAACCCGTCCCCACCTCTGTGAATGAGAGGTGTCAGCCGGGCGCGACCTGTGAGGCCTTCCCTGGATTCTCCTTCGTGAACCCAGTGGAGTACGTGACAGTTTCATAA
- the sgk2b gene encoding serine/threonine-protein kinase Sgk2b isoform X3 yields the protein MKPADFDYLKVIGKGSFGKVLLARHRQYGGYYAVKVLQKQMIVKRKEQRHVMVERSVLLKGLQHPFLVGLHFSFQTPNTLYFVLDYVNGGELFYHLQREGSFPEPRAAFYAAEMAMALGYLHSLDIVYRDLKPENILLDSEGHVMLTDFGLCKEGVALGGIMHTFCGTPEYLAPEVLQGQSYSPAVDWWGLGTVLFEMIYGLPPFYNRSKAEMFENILHAPLQLGSGASQAARSLLEGLLERDVTKRLGGSYDLVELQEHPFFASINWDDLLARKVRPPFIPKVTGPCDVSYIDPEFTQQPVPTSVNERCQPGATCEAFPGFSFVNPVEYVTVS from the exons ATGAAACCGGCAGATTTTGACTACCTCAAAGTGATCGGCAAAGGAAGCTTTGGAAAG GTGCTGCTGGCAAGACACAGACAATATGGAGGTTACTACGCTGTGAAAGTACTGCAGAAACAGATGATCGTCAAGAGGAAAGAg CAGAGACATGTGATGGTTGAGAGGAGTGTACTGCTGAAGGGACTACAACATCCATTCCTGGTGGGGCTCCACTTCTCTTTCCAGACCCCGAACACCCTCTACTTCGTCCTGGACTATGTTAATGGAGGCGAG CTTTTCTACCACCTTCAGAGGGAGGGGTCATTTCCTGAACCCAGGGCTGCTTTCTACGCTGCAGAAATGGCCATGGCGCTGGGCTACCTCCACTCTCTTGACATTGTTTACAG AGACCTCAAACCAGAGAACATCCTGTTGGACAGTGAGGGTCACGTGATGCTGACAGACTTTGGGCTCTGTAAAGAAGGGGTGGCCTTAGGTGGGATCATGCATACATTCTGTGGAACTCCAGAATACCTCGCTCCAGAGGTGCTACAAGGCCAATCATACAGTCCAGCAGTGGACTGGTGGGGCCTTGGCACTGTGCTCTTTGAGATGATCTATGGACTG CCTCCATTCTATAACCGTAGCAAAGCAGAGATGTTTGAGAACATACTTCACGCGCCACTTCAGCTGGGTAGTGGAGCATCTCAAGCTGCCCGCTCACTGTTAGAAGGATTGCTAGAAAGAGACGTCACCAAGCGCTTAGGAGGCAGCTATGACCTT gtggagctgcaggaaCATCCCTTCTTTGCATCGATCAACTGGGATGACCTCCTGGCCAGAAAAGTCAGACCGCCGTTCATCCCAAAAGTG ACTGGTCCCTGTGATGTCAGCTACATCGACCCAGAGTTCACACAGCAACCCGTCCCCACCTCTGTGAATGAGAGGTGTCAGCCGGGCGCGACCTGTGAGGCCTTCCCTGGATTCTCCTTCGTGAACCCAGTGGAGTACGTGACAGTTTCATAA